From the Phaeodactylum tricornutum CCAP 1055/1 chromosome 24, whole genome shotgun sequence genome, one window contains:
- a CDS encoding predicted protein: MHAFLSVTFFLGLHHGALAFVSHLNPASFTTKFVTTRFLSERENHAIQTNSDTSRRQFFERVKHSAATIPALATGFSFPASNARAASLGGAVDLPPMGLGAWAWGDSLFWGYDKKNDEELRQVFDYAIQNSKSKTTLLDTAELYGLGRSESLIGGFSKPYDQSKIQVATKFAALPFRTKSQDVVKACEASLKRLGRPIDLYQIHFPNGWSNEEYWDGLATAYEKGLVKAVGVSNYGVDAVRACHTALEKRGIQLATNQIQLSLLYPYPLQNGLMQACDDLGIKVLSYSPLALGFLTGKYTKESDPPKGPRKSVYTSLLSTPDYENLLATMKDVAAGHPNANTAQVALNWTRAKNSIPIPGARSVNQIQSNYGALDWNLSPEEVTILDLAAAKVQTFTKPSAVPFAKKDINTGLVMFDS, translated from the coding sequence ATGCACGCTTTCCTGTCTGTCACATTCTTTTTAGGACTTCACCATGGAGCATTGGCTTTCGTTTCGCATCTGAATCCAGCATCCTTCACCACAAAGTTCGTCACTACTCGTTTCCTGTCAGAGCGAGAAAATCATGCGATTCAGACTAACAGCGATACCTCGCGACGACAATTCTTTGAGCGGGTAAAACACAGTGCGGCTACCATTCCAGCGCTAGCTACCGGTTTCTCATTCCCTGCAAGCAATGCTCGTGCCGCATCTCTCGGTGGTGCCGTGGACCTCCCCCCTATGGGTCTCGGTGCTTGGGCTTGGGGCGATTCTCTCTTTTGGGGCTACGACAAGAAGAACGACGAAGAGCTCCGGCAGGTTTTTGACTACGCCATTCAAAACTCCAAATCAAAAACCACACTGCTAGATACGGCCGAGCTGTACGGCTTGGGGCGTTCTGAATCTTTGATAGGTGGTTTTAGCAAGCCTTACGACCAATCTAAAATTCAGGTCGCGACCAAATTCGCTGCCCTGCCTTTCCGCACCAAATCGCAAGACGTTGTGAAAGCTTGTGAAGCTTCTTTGAAGAGACTCGGACGTCCGATTGACTTGTACCAGATTCACTTCCCGAACGGCTGGTCCAACGAGGAATATTGGGATGGCTTGGCCACGGCCTACGAAAAGGGCCTCGTGAAGGCTGTTGGCGTGTCTAACTACGGTGTAGACGCGGTCCGAGCTTGCCACACGGCCTTGGAGAAGCGCGGTATACAGCTCGCTACTAATCAAATTCAGCTCAGCTTACTTTACCCCTATCCACTCCAAAATGGTCTGATGCAAGCTTGCGACGACCTTGGAATAAAAGTCCTTTCCTATTCACCGCTGGCTTTGGGCTTCTTAACGGGCAAGTACACCAAGGAATCGGATCCACCCAAGGGACCGCGTAAGAGTGTCTACACAAGTCTTTTGAGTACGCCGGATTACGAAAATCTCTTGGCTACCATGAAGGATGTGGCGGCGGGACACCCGAATGCCAATACCGCCCAAGTCGCCCTCAACTGGACTCGTGCCAAGAACAGCATTCCGATCCCTGGTGCTCGGAGTGTCAATCAGATTCAATCCAACTACGGTGCGTTGGATTGGAATCTTTCGCCAGAGGAAGTAACGATTCTTGACTTGGCGGCTGCGAAAGTACAGACTTTTACCAAACCTAGTGCCGTTCCGTTTGCCAAGAAAGATATCAATACAGGCTTGGTAATGTTTGATTCGTAG
- a CDS encoding predicted protein — MSEPRSRSVTAWNVNQTRGKASRLFVLVVCWIVSFAIWELAKSFHATSVASINSATSTTREKIKQLIVRNETVTSTVANTLIAEPQYHASSLGPNASMPTTLHNETADDNFSDSQRNQSGIHAVMFSKYPAPIVSEDDIRQAHMFVENRKSAYNTLQLDYRWQLRGVGYLYTTLRMVLLATLAPSNPFVGRKQRIVIQNVFNQTYTQTECEKLTLWVRVNGPEIFAGAAQAVQPTSGTSCYWTFEYDLNVPGSYSVDVKVLLWNGQAPIGGTQDGQCDASEGAPTSSTVQQFGPRHDGFQGFKMYSVTPMCCEVCTRTPYSPPRTVQVHQWV; from the exons ATGTCGGAGCCCCGTAGTCGGAGTGTGACCGCTTGGAATGTGAATCAGACCCGAGGCAAGGCCAGTCGCTTGTTCGTGCTTGTGGTGTGCTGGATCGTCTCGTTCGCGATCTGGGAGTTGGCCAAGAGCTTTCACGCGACGAGTGTGGCTTCAATCAACTCCGCTACTAGCACCACTCGCGAGAAGATCAAACAGCTTATCGTACGAAATGAGACGGTGACAAGTACCGTAGCGAATACGTTGATCGCGGAGCCGCAGTATCATGCATCGTCACTCGGTCCCAATGCTTCAATGCCTACAACCCTGCACAACGAGACAGCCGACGACAATTTCAGCGACAGTCAGCGCAATCAGTCGGGTATACACGCCGTCATGTTTTCGAAGTACCCAGCTCCTATTGTGTCTGAGGATGACATTCGTCAAGCGCACATGTTTGTCGAAAACCGAAAGTCCGCGTACAACACGCTCCAACTAGACTATCGTTGGCAGCTACGTGGCGTAGGATATCTGTACACGACGCTGCGTATGGTATTATTGGCAACTTTGGCACCGTCAAATCCCTTTGTCGGTCGCAAACAGCGCATTGTGATCCAAAATGTCTTCAATCAGACGTATACGCAAACAGAATGTGAAAAGCTGACGCTCTGGGTCCGAGTGAACGGACCCGAGATCTTTGCAGGAGCCGCCCAGGCTGTACAACCTACGAGTGGGACGAGTTGCTACTGGACTTTCGAGTACGACTTGAATGTACCAGGAAGCTACAGTGTGGATGTCAAGGTCTTGTTGTGGAACGGACAAGCCCCGATCGGAGGTACCCAGGATGGTCAATGCGACGCCTCCGAAGGTGCACCGACCAGTAGCACTGTTCAACAGTTTGGTCCTCGCCACGATGGCTTTCAAGGCTTCAAGATGTACTCCGTAACGCCCATGTGTTGCGAAGTTTGTACACGAACTCCCTACT CGCCTCCCCGAACCGTCCAGGTTCATCAATGGGTGTGA
- a CDS encoding predicted protein — protein sequence MNLFRPDPTTTLALHRLLLVVFVESLTMVPTETDPLVQNGNGNARNLPRAFSYRSMLAATVLIVSGAGGVVWWMRRHSIRTPSGNGASSSHSLRNNFTMYLDEYQTHEYTATQFISFTINTLGGLQAHGECEGRHVDPDTNSCYLGNAKNISEDILHRVAIVERVLQRLEQDAFDEDPEIDSSPSVLKIFAMPEFFLRGPNGAYSSYQMIDREGQENDGLLVRMADRIRKFIAKPAFQDYLFVFGTVLVAESLDDPGKGFWEIENVTADSVLYSNFAPIYKGGTGHKHQYLLQKRYISGADFLSRTTLPNPVKANLRDYADASELSFLQQTLQNRNTVLVEGNVIELDGLRIGVEICLDHRMGSLWRSIQAQNPRGAIDNDNLVDVQLIVSAGMSIERGPNPVRTGGVVYLSDGEASSAVCLRTDTGVFDPDVVCREHGPGGRQHLQPFGGAGYTNFVSVSGCIDMEEIELLQGYYSMYQPQGCANTLKTYGIDVMDEFKYYPPSLEIYPIIGLPPQREK from the coding sequence ATGAATCTTTTCCGTCCAGATCCTACCACAACGTTAGCTTTACACCGGTTACTATTAGTTGTTTTTGTAGAAAGCCTCACCATGGTCCCTACTGAGACGGATCCTCTGGTACAAAATGGGAATGGAAATGCCCGAAACTTACCGAGAGCATTTTCCTATCGGTCGATGCTGGCGGCAACCGTGTTAATTGTTTCTGGCGCTGGAGGCGTTGTTTGGTGGATGCGTCGGCATTCCATCAGAACCCCCTCAGGAAATGGGGCTTCTTCCTCCCACTCCCTTCGTAACAACTTTACAATGTACCTGGACGAATACCAAACTCACGAGTACACAGCGACGCAATTTATCAGTTTCACCATCAACACCCTCGGCGGGTTGCAAGCACATGGGGAATGTGAAGGTCGTCACGTCGATCCCGACACGAACTCGTGTTACCTGGGCAACGCCAAAAATATCAGCGAGGACATTTTGCATCGAGTCGCTATCGTGGAACGCGTCCTACAACGATTGGAGCAAGATGCCTTTGACGAGGACCCAGAAATCGACTCTTCTCCGTCGGTGCTCAAGATTTTTGCCATGCCCGAGTTCTTTTTGCGAGGACCGAACGGAGCCTACTCTAGCTACCAAATGATCGATCGAGAAGGTCAAGAAAACGACGGCTTGCTAGTTCGTATGGCCGATCGAATTCGAAAATTCATTGCCAAACCCGCCTTTCAAGATTATCTGTTTGTATTTGGAACTGTCCTCGTGGCCGAATCGCTGGACGACCCCGGCAAGGGCTTTTGGGAAATCGAGAATGTAACCGCCGACAGCGTGCTCTACTCCAACTTTGCGCCCATTTACAAGGGTGGTACAGGACACAAACATCAGTATCTGCTACAGAAGCGCTACATTAGTGGCGCCGATTTCTTGTCCCGCACAACTCTGCCCAACCCAGTAAAGGCCAATCTACGAGACTACGCGGACGCCTCCGAACTCTCGTTTTTGCAACAAACCCTGCAGAACCGTAACACAGTACTCGTGGAAGGCAATGTAATTGAGTTGGATGGTTTGCGAATTGGCGTAGAAATATGTCTCGATCATCGGATGGGGTCACTCTGGCGTAGCATACAAGCTCAAAATCCACGGGGCGCTATTGACAACGATAACTTGGTGGACGTTCAATTGATTGTGTCGGCCGGCATGTCAATTGAACGTGGTCCCAATCCCGTCCGTACGGGCGGCGTGGTCTATCTCAGTGACGGCGAAGCGTCGTCGGCTGTCTGCTTACGAACCGATACCGGAGTTTTTGATCCCGATGTTGTTTGTCGAGAGCACGGACCGGGTGGCCGGCAGCATCTGCAGCCGTTCGGCGGTGCTGGATACACCAATTTTGTTTCCGTGTCCGGATGCATCGACATGGAGGAAATCGAGTTACTGCAAGGATACTACAGCATGTATCAGCCGCAGGGTTGCGCGAATACTCTCAAAACTTACGGGATCGACGTCATGGATGAATTCAAGTACTATCCACCTAGTCTCGAGATCTACCCTATCATTGGCTTGCCCCCCCAGAGGGAGAAGTAA
- a CDS encoding predicted protein, translated as MTDAVNYKTIIEGSTTMYFPADQESTVFYNPVQVQNRDLSILMISLAAERRAVRQVVKAQRKAFRSEGVSNKGLSTKMEEYEASLDSARVLSEQDPALGLTILDALAASGLRSIRYWKEIPGTKHVTINDLDAAAVERAWTNLKHNNVMDVVLEQNDTRDRGIHPRWDVIDLDPYGSAAPFLDAAVQGIEDGGFLCVTCTDMAALGGSHPETCFGRYASMPIPRAGYLQEMALRILLHSLATTAAKYGRTIKPILSVGMNFYIRVFVEVYDDKAGVNALSLKLGRVFQSTQCASFHIKPVGQLGGKNGNGYQPGRVPDFGQSVEIDESIKVGGPIWLGPLHDKTVVKVALDRLESKDETVLPSMKWIATKDRLRGLLTSCHEELSDVPLFYNLPQMAQTLNATTPPLIKVKAALLNAGFRVSGYHKEPQAIKTNAPNQVLWDVLRVWCKENPPNSTKNHECSVAHKILTKTPTTHVDFSVPMALRVDRGIARFPQNPEPHWGPK; from the exons ATGACCGACGCCGTCAATTACAAAACGATTATAGAAGGATCCACGACCATGTATTTTCCGGCCGATCAAGAATCCACAGTTTTCTACAACCCCGTTCAGGTTCAAAATCGAGATCTTTCAATTCTTATGATTTCCCTCGCTGCCGAACGACGGGCCGTTCGACAGGTTGTCAAAGCACAACGCAAAGCGTTTCGTAGCGAGGGAGTTTCTAATAAGGGATTGTCAACGAAAATGGAGGAGTATGAGGCAAGCTTGGATTCTGCCCGAGTCTTGTCAGAACAGGATCCAGCTTTGGGTTTGACGATTCTGGACGCTTTGGCAGCGTCCGGGCTGCGGTCGATTCGTTACTGGAAAGAGATCCCTGGAACAAAGCACGTGACAATCAACGATCTGGACGCTGCCGCTGTTGAACGAGCGTGGACCAACCTGAAGCACAACAACGTCATGGACGTAGTCTTAGAACAAAACGATACTCGTGATCGTGGTATTCAT CCTCGCTGGGACGTCATTGATTTGGATCCCTACGGATCGGCGGCTCCATTTTTGGACGCGGCCGTCCAAGGTATCGAAGATGGCGGTTTCTTGTGCGTTACTTGTACAGACATGGCGGCTTTGGGAGGGTCTCATCCCGAAACTTGCTTTGGTCGATACGCATCCATGCCTATTCCGCGCGCGGGTTATTTGCAAGAAATGGCGTTGCGTATTTTGTTGCATTCGCTGGCGACAACCGCGGCCAAGTACGGACGAACTATCAAACCGATCCTGTCCGTCGGTATGAATTTCTACATTCGTGTATTCGTGGAAGTGTACGATGACAAGGCGGGGGTGAATGCTTTATCTCTAAAACTTGGTAGAGTCTTTCAGTCAACTCAGTGCGCTTCCTTTCATATCAAACCTGTAGGTCAACTGGGTGGCAAAAATGGCAATGGATATCAGCCAGGGCGCGTTCCTGACTTTGGGCAATCCGTCGAAATTGATGAAAGCATCAAAGTCGGTGGGCCTATTTGGCTGGGGCCGCTCCACGACAAGACAGTGGTGAAGGTTGCTTTAGATCGACTGGAGTCCAAGGACGAGACGGTCCTGCCATCAATGAAGTGGATTGCAACGAAGGATCGGCTACGCGGCTTATTGACATCATGTCATGAAGAACTCTCCGATGTTCCCCTCTTTTACAATCTTCCCCAAATGGCACAGACGCTCAATGCGACCACGCCTCCGTTAATCAAAGTTAAGGCTGCTCTCCTGAATGCGGGCTTTCGCGTCTCTGGGTACCACAAAGAACCGCAAGCGATCAAGACAAATGCCCCAAATCAAGTTTTATGGGATGTTCTCCGAGTATGGTGCAAAGAAAATCCCCCCAACAGCACAAAAAACCATGAATGTAGCGTTGCCCACAAAATATTGACCAAGACGCCAACGACTCACGTGGACTTTTCAGTGCCCATGGCTTTGCGCGTGGACCGTGGAATAGCTCGATTCCCACAGAATCCTGAGCCACATTGGGGACCAAAA
- a CDS encoding predicted protein: MFLALWLFYFTIAVSAEGANRVRRRNVNGAVVANSDEASSVRRHRSDIILDLATTVHTSNFATLDKIPPRKTKDATNDRQLVGWNPADMFQEIQHNPTIVGGGDAEKSDAPWQVMILFWDAANNRWEPTGCAGTLISDRHVLTAGHCAVDNGNRDEGVYVGAYEPFGENPGVPFHFSLIQSHEVHPEFDNRLNDKDAAVLTLTSPVSTSLFPPLQLAGPGFPIRDGDLLKIYGFGRVAEEDASAVETLQVAQVPYISSTRCSRYHSNIRADMFCAGFLDGGVDACQGDSGGPAIRELDGIPYQVGIVSWGVGCARANHPGVYASVAYVHEWIRDTVCASKAVAGFALCAPFGDANPDLHLVPTVTLAPTLAPTVIPTLAPTLLHTLPPTLPPTLAPTLPPTLAPSLPPTQAPALATTVAPTMTPTVTPPRAATVAIPLTRTTAPSLTPTRAPTFTPTPAPALSPPEDATVSTPSAPAVTPTRVPSQRPTVLPLGTTGTSDPNPTRGPATTLFATTGSTTCALPGQSCRDARGCCKGVCLASLAGWTCPVASAERGVSSSSSHKLRVREELVESRKQKKDKHD, from the coding sequence ATGTTTCTTGCTTTGTGGCTCTTTTATTTTACCATCGCCGTGTCGGCCGAAGGAGCCAATCGTGTTCGACGGCGAAATGTAAACGGTGCCGTTGTTGCTAATTCCGACGAGGCGTCGTCGGTTCGCCGACACCGCAGCGATATTATTCTGGACCTTGCCACTACCGTTCACACGAGCAACTTTGCTACGTTGGACAAGATCCCCCCGAGGAAGACCAAGGATGCTACGAATGACCGCCAATTGGTTGGTTGGAATCCGGCTGATATGTTTCAAGAAATCCAGCATAACCCAACAATTGTGGGTGGCGGCGACGCCGAGAAATCGGACGCCCCTTGGCAAGTCATGATACTTTTTTGGGATGCGGCCAATAACCGTTGGGAACCAACTGGATGCGCCGGTACGCTCATTTCGGACCGTCACGTGTTGACCGCGGGTCACTGCGCTGTCGACAATGGGAACCGCGACGAAGGAGTATACGTTGGAGCCTACGAACCATTTGGTGAGAATCCGGGTGTCCCTTTTCACTTTTCATTGATTCAATCACATGAGGTACATCCTGAGTTTGACAACCGGTTGAACGATAAGGATGCTGCCGTTCTGACTTTAACTAGCCCGGTCAGCACCAGCCTCTTTCCTCCGCTTCAACTGGCGGGTCCCGGGTTTCCGATTCGAGACGGCGACTTGCTCAAAATTTACGGATTTGGTCGCGTAGCGGAGGAGGATGCGTCCGCCGTCGAGACGCTCCAAGTAGCGCAAGTGCCGTACATTTCGTCGACTCGCTGTAGTCGGTACCACTCCAATATCCGCGCCGACATGTTTTGTGCTGGGTTTTTGGACGGTGGCGTGGACGCGTGCCAGGGCGACTCGGGTGGACCCGCAATTCGCGAGCTCGACGGCATCCCATACCAAGTGGGCATTGTAAGCTGGGGAGTTGGCTGTGCCCGGGCAAACCATCCCGGTGTGTATGCGAGTGTGGCGTACGTACACGAATGGATCCGTGACACCGTTTGCGCTTCAAAAGCGGTCGCGGGTTTTGCTTTGTGTGCTCCCTTTGGTGATGCCAATCCTGATCTTCATCTGGTTCCAACAGTGACTTTGGCTCCTACTCTGGCTCCTACTGTAATTCCAACTCTGGCTCCCACTCTGCTTCATACTCTGCCTCCTACTTTGCCTCCTACGCTGGCTCCTACTTTGCCTCCAACGCTGGCCCCTTCTTTGCCTCCTACGCAGGCTCCGGCTCTGGCTACTACGGTGGCTCCAACTATGACTCCCACAGTGACTCCTCCCAGAGCTGCTACCGTTGCTATTCCATTGACTCGAACCACGGCTCCTTCTTTGACTCCAACCCGGGCTCCTACTTTCACTCCAACCCCGGCTCCGGCGTTGTCTCCTCCCGAAGATGCTACTGTCAGTACTCCATCGGCTCCTGCCGTGACTCCCACACGCGTTCCGAGCCAGCGTCCAACAGTCCTACCACTCGGGACCACTGGGACGTCGGATCCGAATCCCACCCGCGGTCCGGCGACAACGCTGTTTGCGACCACGGGTAGTACCACTTGCGCCTTGCCGGGCCAGTCATGCCGAGACGCCCGCGGTTGTTGCAAGGGCGTGTGCCTCGCGTCGTTGGCGGGCTGGACCTGTCCAGTCGCCAGCGCGGAACGCGGTGttagcagtagcagtagccACAAATTGCGCGTGCGCGAGGAATTGGTGGAAAGTCGCAAACAGAAAAAAGATAAACACGACTAG
- a CDS encoding predicted protein, with protein MELMMPTTDKTEEEVLSARAVEPSVNERLRTNDPSLTRLDVTSATFKDFSLYRKMDFLHSLRANSVVKTVHLSASGLQQVWTRIHLEELVDAICCLPRLEELFVFKADNHVFTEEILANALLRAEQLKVLMLWDFSDFRPTLAGAIRQLPMLERITISLPHDLPWAAMDVYVMGLAEHETLQCLSLRCQGGKCREAVVSPEAMHLLLTSTSIHTLYLENLGLTDDHTDAMADELRHSNRVLKSLDIKSNYFSDDALYTFAGMLPHNKTLTSIDLSGVVVTEGGGRKLAEAMQHNRVLTNLELEGYAERYVDEFHIPEASENTDWHRALDFYIRLNRAGHDCHQRPAFVESLNSVSDHLGCLYHVLRQHPEHVRNAANELQTTPIHIGSNFSIPVV; from the exons ATGGAGTTAATGATGCCAACGACCGACAAAACGGAGGAGGAAGTTTTGTCCGCTCGTGCCGTCGAACCGTCGGTCAACGAGCGCTTACGGACGAACGATCCGTCACTAACCCGTCTCGATGTGACGTCTGCGACTTTCAAAGACTTCTCCTTGTATCGCAAAATGGACTTTCTGCACTCCCTGCGCGCGAACAGCGTGGTGAAGACCGTGCATTTATCCGCCAGTGGTTTGCAGCAAGTGTGGACAAGGATTCATCTCGAAGAATTGGTGGATGCCATTTGTTGCCTGCCGCGGCTTGAGGAACTCTTCGTGTTCAAGGCCGATAACCACGTTTTCACAGAAGAAATCTTGGCAAATGCACTCCTCCGGGCGGAGCAACTCAAGGTACTCATGCTCTGGGATTTTTCCGACTTTCGCCCCACACTGGCCGGTGCTATTCGTCAACTACCCATGTTGGAACGCATCACGATTTCCCTACCCCACGATCTGCCCTGGGCCGCAATGGACGTTTATGTGATGGGCCTGGCCGAGCACGAAACTTTGCAGTGCCTCAGTTTGCGGTGTCAGGGTGGAAAATGTCGGGAAGCTGTCGTTTCGCCTGAAGCGATGCACTTGCTCCTGACGTCCACCTCCATACACACTCTTTATCTCGAGAATTTGGGCTTGACGGACGATCACACGGACGCCATGGCGGATGAGTTGCGGCACAGCAACCGGGTACTTAAATCACTGGACATCAAGAGCAACTATTTCAGCGACGACGCCTTATACACGTTTGCCGGCATGCTTCCACACAACAAAACTTTGACTTCGATCGACTTGTCCGGTGTAGTCGTAACCGAAGGTGGTGGACGGAAGTTGGCTGAGGCGATGCAGCACAATCGAGTCCTGACTAATTTGGAGCTGGAAGGTTACGCTGAGCGAT ACGTGGACGAATTTCATATTCCCGAGGCGTCGGAAAATACTGACTGGCACCGGGCCTTGGACTTTTACATTCGCCTCAACCGGGCTGGCCACGATTGCCACCAACGCCCGGCCTTTGTGGAATCTCTCAATTCCGTGTCGGATCACCTCGGATGCTTGTACCACGTGCTTCGACAGCACCCGGAGCATGTCCGTAATGCTGCCAACGAGTTGCAGACGACACCGATTCACATTGGGAGCAATTTTAGTATTCCAGTGGTATGA